The genomic DNA TGGTAACCATCTTCCCGGTTCTGTCTCCGGTATATCACGGCGGCTATTAAAACCACTACCGCCACCAACACCGTCACAGCCAAAAATGCTAAAACGCTCACGCTTCCCGCAGGTGCCTACAATGAAGTGGCATATATATTAATGTCAGTAAAGTAATCACATGGCACCCAAACAGTATATGTATTGAAAACGGTTTGACCTAAACTGAGATTCAGTACCGGGTGGGTAAACGGGTTACCTGAAAAAGATTAGGCAAGGAGAGCTCTGGTTCAGGCAACTGCTGAACAACAAAGATGTGAAAGAGTCCCATAACTCCGGTATGACCAACGGCACTACTGTAGTTAACCTCCAAAGTCAATGTCTCTTCATAGCTCACTTTCACTGGATCAGCAGGATAACAAGACGTCATTCCAACAATGTAACCAGCTTCGTTTCCAGGTTCAACTCCATTCCCATACTTGGCCATCGAAGTACATATTTCTTCACCGCTCTGATCCACAAACACAAGACTCTCAATTCaatacaaatttgttttcaatcttTTCGCTTTTGCAGTAGCTTAAACTAAATCAGTCTTAGTTACATCTCGGTACAGAGCAGCACCGATACCACCCGCGTGCTGGTGAGCTACGCCGTAGACAATATACCCATTAAATGGCATCACTAAGCTCTTTTTCTTAACATCAATGCATCCATCGCCATTGGTTTTGCACGGTTCCACATCGTATTCCACCTATAAAAGCACACAAGACCCTAAAATTGTTAGAGATTGAAGTCATGTAACAGAATTAAGAAGTTCTTACTGACTTTGCAAATATGTTCTTGGCTATCTCCTACTGATTTTTTCCAAGAATCTGTAACAtcgaaaatataaattttagcgGGCAAAACCGTCTTGTCCCAATCAACCCATTTCACAGTGTACTTCAAATacagatttctttttttctctccattgCCAAATCCGCTTTTCACAGGACACTGAGTCTTATCGTAGCAGCAGTGTAAACCTCCTTTGTATCCCGGTTTTATAGTACGACCGTACTCATTAACGGTTACATTATAGAGATCACAGAGACATTCTATGCATCCTGTCTTGTCCTCCACACCTCTGGTGTCTATAGCGTGAATGTTGAGAAGCCATTTGAATTCATAGCCATCAGGTCTTTCCTCAGGGTTATCGATTTCAATGGCGTAAGGATCAGGAACATACGTAGAGGTATTTCGGGTTTCAGATCCTGACCCAAAGTAATGTCTGAGCACTGGACTCCTGCACAACCCTCCGTTTTTGACAAGAATAATATCCGATGCCGAATAAAGATTGCTTTTGGGGTCTTGCCTTCGTAACATTTCTTGCTGTGGAAGCTTAGCACCTTTACGCACATAGTGAGGTTGGACAGCCCAGTGGTGGAGATATGTCTCGTGTAGAGGGACGGGGTTGCCCGCTTCATCAACCACTTCAGCATGGAAACTTTTGAGGCCGATATGCCCTCTTGGGAAATCCATGTCAAGTAAGTAAAAATCTGACACTGATCCAGGACTCATCACCAGTTTTGGCGAGTAAAAGACTGcagattttatctttttcttggTACCTAGGAAGCCTTGGCTCGGTGATGCGAGCAGAGCAATAACTAAGAACAAGATCAGCGAGCTTATGTGGTAACGAGCCATATTATCTCCTGTTTCAAGATCATAAAGGAATGTGATTTagcaaataaaaatcataaacatgTGATAAAGTAACTCAAACTCTAAACCTAActctaaccctaatttaacaaaaatatttaatttagtacATGGttgcttatttatatattataaatccaAAATTGTACAAACTTTACATCATCCAACATTTCATATCATCCTGAGGTGAGGTATAATCAAATTACGAAAACCCAAACATACAGTATAAATGATCCCAAAACCAAGAAATTCTATTGCGAAACCGAtcacagaaggaaaaaaaagagagatttaaaAGCACATAATTCAATTGCGAAATCAAAACATGcacagagaaacagagatgatagataaagagagagagagaggtttacATGGATAGAGTTATCTCTATTTGTTTTATTGTGTGAATTACGAATTGCCCCGTATATAAGCGCAAAGACGTATCTGACACGTGCACTGACGTCCTCACTCTCGTCACATACACGTTTCTAGTTACATATTGGACCAATCTACTTCAGCTGCCGTTTCCACTCCCAGACATACTGTATATGATGgcacaaaacaacaaacacaccAGTCAAATCAAACCCGGTTTAGTTTGAGTGAATCACAACAACGAACTAGTATTAATTTTAACCGGTTTACATAGCtttaaacaagaacaaaaccatcTTGGTCCATGTTATAAGAGATTAAAGTATCTGTAATACAGAAAGACAACAACGAATACAACTTTGTATGTGGTAGGccattgaaaatttgaaatatcgTGTGAACGTGATGTATTTGACAAAGCAATGTTCTTCTTACATGTAACTGTTACAGAAATATCACATCAGAGGAAGATGACAACAAaatgttctttgtttttaattcttcgtatacaaaagaaatttcactTTGAAAAACATGTCGTCGACAtggttttactctcttttttcatGTACTAAGAGATTGATAACCATCTTCCCGGTTCTGTCTTCGGTATATCACGGCGGCCATTAGAACCACTACCGCCACCAAAACCGTCACAGCCAAAAATGCTAACACGTTCACGCTTCCCACAGGTGCCTACAAGGAAGTTGGCGTATATTAACGTCAGTAAAGTAATCACATGGCACAATATCTCCGAGATTCAGTACCTAGTGGGTTTTACCTGAAAAAGATTAGGCAAGGATAGCTCTGGTTCAGGCAACTGCTGAGCAACGAGGATGTAAAAGAGTCCCATAACTCCCGTATGACCAACGGCACTACTGTAATTAAACTCCATATTCAGTGTCTCTCCGTAGCTCACTTTAACTGGATCAGCTGGATAACAAGACGTCATTCCTACAATGTAACCAGCTTCGTTTCCAGGTTTAACTCCATTGCCATACTTGGCCATCGAAGTACATATTCCTTCACCGTTCTGATCAACAACACAATAGTCTCTCAATTCAATATACAAATGTGTTTTCAATCTTTTCGATTTTTGCACTAGCCTAAAGTAAATCAGATTTAGTTACCTCACGGTATAGAGCAGCACCAATACCACCCGCATGTTGGTGAGCTACACCGTAGACAA from Camelina sativa cultivar DH55 chromosome 2, Cs, whole genome shotgun sequence includes the following:
- the LOC104739180 gene encoding uncharacterized protein LOC104739180; the protein is MARYHISSLILFLVIALLASPSQGFLGTKKKIKSAVFYSPKLVMSPGSVSDFYLLDMDFPRGHIGLKSFHAEVVDEAGNPVPLHETYLHHWAVQPHYVRKGAKLPQQEMLRRQDPKSNLYSASDIILVKNGGLCRSPVLRHYFGSGSETRNTSTYVPDPYAIEIDNPEERPDGYEFKWLLNIHAIDTRGVEDKTGCIECLCDLYNVTVNEYGRTIKPGYKGGLHCCYDKTQCPVKSGFGNGEKKRNLYLKYTVKWVDWDKTVLPAKIYIFDVTDSWKKSVGDSQEHICKVEYDVEPCKTNGDGCIDVKKKSLVMPFNGYIVYGVAHQHAGGIGAALYRDSGEEICTSMAKYGNGVEPGNEAGYIVGMTSCYPADPVKVSYEETLTLEVNYSSAVGHTGVMGLFHIFVVQQLPEPELSLPNLFQAPAGSVSVLAFLAVTVLVAVVVLIAAVIYRRQNREDGYQSLST